From a single Camelus bactrianus isolate YW-2024 breed Bactrian camel chromosome 11, ASM4877302v1, whole genome shotgun sequence genomic region:
- the PLA2G12B gene encoding group XIIB secretory phospholipase A2-like protein isoform X1 encodes MTRAISFLILWLSLGGGLAQSDSSPDAEESYSDWGLRHIRGSFESVNSYFDSFLELLGGKNGVCQYRCRYGKAPMPRPGYKPQEPNGCSSYFLGLKVPGSMDLGIPAMTKCCNQLDVCYDTCGANKYRCDAKFRWCLHSICSDLKRSLGFVSNVEVACDSLADTVFNTVWTLGCRPFMNSQRAACICVEEEKEEL; translated from the exons ATGACGCGGGCCATCAGCTTCTTGATTTTGTGGCTCAGCCTGGGGGGTGGCCTGGCGCAGAGTGACAGCAGCCCTGACGCAGAGGAGTCCTATTCAGACTGGGGCCTTCGGCACATCCGGGGCAGCTTTGAATCTGTCAACAGCTACTTCGATTCCTTTCTGGAACTGCTGGGAGGGAAAAATGGAGTCTGTCAGTACAGATGCCGATATG GAAAGGCACCAATGCCCAGACCTGGCTACAAGCCTCAGGAACCCAACGGCTGCAGCTCCTATTTCCTGGGTCTCAAGGTACCAGGAAGT ATGGACTTGGGCATTCCAGCAATGACCAAGTGCTGCAACCAGCTGGATGTCTGTTATGACACTTGTGGTGCCAACAAGTATCGCTGTGATGCAAAATTCCGATGGTGTCTCCACTCAATCTGCTCTGATCTTAAGAGGAGTCTGGGCTTTGTCTCCAACGTGGAAG tAGCCTGTGATTCTCTGGCTGATACTGTGTTCAACACTGTATGGACCTTGGGGTGCCGACCGTTTATGAACAGCCAACGGGCAGCCTGCATCTgtgtggaggaggagaaagaagagttaTGA
- the PLA2G12B gene encoding group XIIB secretory phospholipase A2-like protein isoform X2 produces MTRAISFLILWLSLGGGLAQSDSSPDAEESYSDWGLRHIRGSFESVNSYFDSFLELLGGKNGVCQYRCRYGKAPMPRPGYKPQEPNGCSSYFLGLKVPGSMDLGIPAMTKCCNQLDVCYDTCGANKYRCDAKFRWCLHSICSDLKRSLGFVSNVEACDSLADTVFNTVWTLGCRPFMNSQRAACICVEEEKEEL; encoded by the exons ATGACGCGGGCCATCAGCTTCTTGATTTTGTGGCTCAGCCTGGGGGGTGGCCTGGCGCAGAGTGACAGCAGCCCTGACGCAGAGGAGTCCTATTCAGACTGGGGCCTTCGGCACATCCGGGGCAGCTTTGAATCTGTCAACAGCTACTTCGATTCCTTTCTGGAACTGCTGGGAGGGAAAAATGGAGTCTGTCAGTACAGATGCCGATATG GAAAGGCACCAATGCCCAGACCTGGCTACAAGCCTCAGGAACCCAACGGCTGCAGCTCCTATTTCCTGGGTCTCAAGGTACCAGGAAGT ATGGACTTGGGCATTCCAGCAATGACCAAGTGCTGCAACCAGCTGGATGTCTGTTATGACACTTGTGGTGCCAACAAGTATCGCTGTGATGCAAAATTCCGATGGTGTCTCCACTCAATCTGCTCTGATCTTAAGAGGAGTCTGGGCTTTGTCTCCAACGTGGAAG CCTGTGATTCTCTGGCTGATACTGTGTTCAACACTGTATGGACCTTGGGGTGCCGACCGTTTATGAACAGCCAACGGGCAGCCTGCATCTgtgtggaggaggagaaagaagagttaTGA
- the PLA2G12B gene encoding group XIIB secretory phospholipase A2-like protein isoform X4: protein MESVSTDADMMDLGIPAMTKCCNQLDVCYDTCGANKYRCDAKFRWCLHSICSDLKRSLGFVSNVEVACDSLADTVFNTVWTLGCRPFMNSQRAACICVEEEKEEL, encoded by the exons ATGGAGTCTGTCAGTACAGATGCCGATATG ATGGACTTGGGCATTCCAGCAATGACCAAGTGCTGCAACCAGCTGGATGTCTGTTATGACACTTGTGGTGCCAACAAGTATCGCTGTGATGCAAAATTCCGATGGTGTCTCCACTCAATCTGCTCTGATCTTAAGAGGAGTCTGGGCTTTGTCTCCAACGTGGAAG tAGCCTGTGATTCTCTGGCTGATACTGTGTTCAACACTGTATGGACCTTGGGGTGCCGACCGTTTATGAACAGCCAACGGGCAGCCTGCATCTgtgtggaggaggagaaagaagagttaTGA
- the PLA2G12B gene encoding group XIIB secretory phospholipase A2-like protein isoform X3: protein MTRAISFLILWLSLGGGLAQSDSSPDAEESYSDWGLRHIRGSFESVNSYFDSFLELLGGKNGVCQYRCRYGKAPMPRPGYKPQEPNGCSSYFLGLKMDLGIPAMTKCCNQLDVCYDTCGANKYRCDAKFRWCLHSICSDLKRSLGFVSNVEVACDSLADTVFNTVWTLGCRPFMNSQRAACICVEEEKEEL from the exons ATGACGCGGGCCATCAGCTTCTTGATTTTGTGGCTCAGCCTGGGGGGTGGCCTGGCGCAGAGTGACAGCAGCCCTGACGCAGAGGAGTCCTATTCAGACTGGGGCCTTCGGCACATCCGGGGCAGCTTTGAATCTGTCAACAGCTACTTCGATTCCTTTCTGGAACTGCTGGGAGGGAAAAATGGAGTCTGTCAGTACAGATGCCGATATG GAAAGGCACCAATGCCCAGACCTGGCTACAAGCCTCAGGAACCCAACGGCTGCAGCTCCTATTTCCTGGGTCTCAAG ATGGACTTGGGCATTCCAGCAATGACCAAGTGCTGCAACCAGCTGGATGTCTGTTATGACACTTGTGGTGCCAACAAGTATCGCTGTGATGCAAAATTCCGATGGTGTCTCCACTCAATCTGCTCTGATCTTAAGAGGAGTCTGGGCTTTGTCTCCAACGTGGAAG tAGCCTGTGATTCTCTGGCTGATACTGTGTTCAACACTGTATGGACCTTGGGGTGCCGACCGTTTATGAACAGCCAACGGGCAGCCTGCATCTgtgtggaggaggagaaagaagagttaTGA